In the Gopherus flavomarginatus isolate rGopFla2 chromosome 6, rGopFla2.mat.asm, whole genome shotgun sequence genome, one interval contains:
- the CARD19 gene encoding caspase recruitment domain-containing protein 19 isoform X4, with protein sequence MPYRTYPSYRDRLRQDMYFLTRNGRLSEHLVDKIILQLNRVYPQILTNKEAEKFRNPKALLHIRLSDLISHLQKKGDKHCQEFYRALQINAEQLYNDLPSRKILKTSASTGIDTDKENYFLTDRDPMFFLACFSVAAGLALFMYCWNPGTEGRVL encoded by the exons ATCCGTCTTACCGTGATCGGCTGAGGCAGGACATGTACTTTCTCACGAGAAATGGCAGACTGAGCGAGCACCTGGTTGATAAAATTATTCTTCAGCTAAACAGAGTTTATCCGCAAATTCTCACCAATAAAGAAGCAGAAAAG TTCAGAAATCCAAAGGCATTGCTTCATATTCGGTTGTCAGATCTTATAAGCCACCTACAAAAGAAAGGAGACAAACACTGTCAAGAATTTTACAGGGCTTTACAGATCAATGCCGAACAACTGTATAATGACTTGCCAAGCAGGAAAATCCTGA AAACCTCAGCTTCCACAGGGATAGACACAGACAAGGAGAACTATTTTCTAACTGACAGGG ATCCCATGTTCTTCCTTGCTTGCTTTAGTGTTGCTGCAGGATTAGCATTGTTCATGTACTGCTGGAACCCAG